ACCGGCTCTATCACGGACGCGAAGGCGTTCGAGACGTTCCTGGGGAACTGACCACGGCGGCCCGCTTTTCTCCCTACCCGAAGGTGGGCCGGGGCGATGGGGTCAGTTGTGTCGGCGGTTGCGCCGACGCACCTAGATGGTCAGCGCGGTAATCCCGCCGACGATGACGACCAGGCCGACGGCGTTCCAAAAGTTCCACCAGAAGAGTGCCCCATGATCTTTCTCCTTATCTCAAGGTGGACCAGCTCGCGTTAGATTGGGACGACCAGCTTACAGATCAGGTTCCCGCTGAGTACAAGTCAGCCCTGAGGAAGGCGGCAACCTACTCCGACACTATGCACATGAGCATGGCTGGTATCTACGACCAGCTGACCAGCGAGTACGGCGAGAAGTTCAGCGCCGAAGCTGCCCAGTATGCGGTCGACAACGTGCAGG
This genomic window from Leifsonia xyli subsp. cynodontis DSM 46306 contains:
- a CDS encoding Ltp family lipoprotein, with the translated sequence MDQLALDWDDQLTDQVPAEYKSALRKAATYSDTMHMSMAGIYDQLTSEYGEKFSAEAAQYAVDNVQADWNANALAKAKSYQETMSMSPEAIRDQLVSEHGEKFTAEQADYAIQNLN